The proteins below are encoded in one region of bacterium:
- a CDS encoding sigma 54-interacting transcriptional regulator — MGKFQQADGGTPFRDAIGDMSLATQAKLLRLRQEGRFERFGGDETIHCNVRIVAATNKNREAAIVEKAFREALSCRVKVITINLPPLRARPDDLPDLIQHFLHKHSAELTAFFK, encoded by the coding sequence ATCGGCAAATTTCAACAAGCCGACGGCGGCACGCCGTTTCGCGATGCGATCGGCGACATGAGCCTTGCCACGCAAGCGAAACTTTTGCGTTTGCGGCAGGAAGGAAGGTTCGAGCGCTTCGGCGGCGACGAGACGATTCATTGCAACGTGCGCATCGTTGCCGCCACCAACAAAAATCGCGAAGCCGCCATTGTCGAAAAAGCCTTTCGTGAAGCTCTCTCTTGTCGCGTCAAAGTCATCACCATCAACCTGCCGCCGCTGCGCGCGCGTCCGGATGATTTGCCCGACCTGATTCAGCATTTCCTCCACAAGCACTCCGCCGAGCTTACAGCTTTTTTCAAATGA
- the mnhG gene encoding monovalent cation/H(+) antiporter subunit G: MKETFSAVLIIVGAIFTVLAAVGILRMPDLFQRLSTATKAATLGVGSLLLAAAVYFDDLGTTTRALATIFFLVLTAPIAAHIIGRAAYFVGTPLWEGTISDELAGRYNPETHLLESPNAAKSTPRRDSKEMIESENKQQIR, from the coding sequence ATGAAAGAAACCTTCAGCGCCGTCTTGATAATCGTCGGCGCCATATTTACCGTTTTGGCTGCCGTTGGCATTTTGCGCATGCCCGACCTTTTTCAGCGCCTGTCTACCGCCACCAAAGCGGCGACATTGGGAGTCGGCTCCCTGCTGCTGGCCGCAGCGGTTTACTTTGATGACCTCGGCACCACCACTCGAGCGCTGGCAACGATTTTTTTTCTGGTTCTCACCGCGCCGATTGCAGCGCATATCATTGGCCGCGCCGCTTATTTTGTCGGCACGCCGCTGTGGGAGGGGACCATAAGCGATGAGCTGGCCGGGCGGTATAATCCTGAAACCCATCTCCTTGAAAGCCCCAACGCAGCGAAGAGCACGCCGCGGCGTGATTCGAAGGAAATGATTGAATCTGAAAACAAACAACAAATCCGCTGA
- a CDS encoding Na+/H+ antiporter subunit E, protein MNLFLLNILLALIWLALTGHFTPANFVAGFLLAYIVLWLVQRTTEPSSYFVKVRQVLGFIAFFVWELTKANLRVAYDVVTPHHHMRPGVVAIPLDAKTDLEIMLLSSLITLTPGSLSLDVSADRRVLYIHSMYIKDIEAFRQEVKAGLERRLLEVLR, encoded by the coding sequence ATGAACCTCTTTCTTCTCAATATCCTTCTCGCCTTGATTTGGTTGGCGTTGACCGGACACTTCACGCCTGCCAATTTCGTCGCTGGCTTTTTGCTGGCCTATATCGTGTTGTGGCTGGTGCAGCGCACGACGGAACCCTCGAGCTACTTTGTGAAAGTGCGCCAGGTGCTCGGTTTCATCGCCTTTTTTGTTTGGGAATTGACCAAGGCCAATCTGCGCGTGGCTTACGACGTGGTGACCCCACACCATCACATGCGGCCCGGGGTCGTGGCCATTCCGTTGGATGCAAAAACCGATCTCGAAATCATGCTGCTCTCCAGCCTGATCACGCTGACGCCCGGCAGCTTGAGCCTGGATGTTTCCGCGGACCGCCGCGTGCTCTACATTCACTCCATGTACATCAAAGATATCGAAGCTTTTCGGCAAGAGGTCAAGGCCGGCCTCGAACGCCGTTTGCTGGAGGTGCTGCGATGA
- a CDS encoding cation:proton antiporter: MNLLNITLMAAIPLLTLTVVFAFIRLVRGPGLPDRVVALDLIFTIGIGIIAVYAILTNQPAFLDVAIIAALIAFWGTIAFTYYLKRRAHE, translated from the coding sequence ATGAACTTGCTGAACATCACATTAATGGCCGCCATACCCTTGTTGACCCTGACCGTGGTTTTTGCGTTCATCCGGCTGGTGCGCGGGCCGGGGTTGCCCGACCGCGTGGTGGCGCTCGATCTTATTTTCACCATCGGGATCGGCATCATCGCGGTCTACGCCATCTTGACCAATCAACCGGCATTTCTTGACGTCGCCATCATCGCGGCGCTCATTGCATTTTGGGGAACCATCGCTTTTACTTATTATTTGAAAAGGAGAGCGCACGAATGA
- a CDS encoding transporter encodes MKRILCAAMTVALAALVAPPAHGQTFSLIGGRGLPHLHSAWTLPKGQLTLHGFGSSYYQTVVKPRPGQPPTSFTFWNVQTALGLHFASGKHVEWAATQVIYQDAHRGSQPRNLPDDLYLGAKIGSLGSKVSPLKFGASGSVRLPFAKHHNILFEPYSGGGYEIGLMAAASYSPDLLLPENEPNFHVNFGFLHHNDLGKLLTGAAIDTQAVLSPSQEFQLGAGLAIPTAQFDFTFELYGRIFTQRPPVTAYAREDFFYFSPSVSYRPKYWAAFNVGFDFRLSQGKETTRYISGLPRLHPDIPNYPAWRVNFGVKLNLNQAPPPDNKPLFVSSGGRLVSRQPELEAQLNAEQQKTANAEEELERIRSERKRMEAMLARLRNLLNTDAEAPAAPADEKKDKPAEPPIEKKNDGSDKP; translated from the coding sequence ATGAAGCGAATTCTTTGTGCTGCGATGACGGTGGCCCTGGCTGCCCTGGTTGCCCCGCCGGCGCACGGCCAGACCTTTAGTCTGATCGGCGGCCGCGGGTTGCCGCATCTGCACTCGGCATGGACGCTGCCCAAAGGGCAACTCACTCTGCACGGCTTCGGCTCTTCGTATTATCAAACCGTGGTGAAGCCGCGCCCCGGCCAGCCTCCCACCAGCTTCACCTTCTGGAATGTGCAGACCGCGCTCGGTCTGCATTTCGCCAGCGGCAAGCATGTGGAATGGGCGGCGACGCAGGTGATCTATCAAGATGCGCACCGCGGCAGCCAGCCGCGCAATCTGCCGGACGATCTTTACCTCGGTGCCAAAATCGGCTCGCTCGGCAGCAAGGTCAGCCCATTGAAATTCGGCGCCAGCGGCAGCGTGCGCCTGCCCTTTGCCAAGCATCACAACATCCTGTTCGAGCCTTACAGCGGGGGCGGCTATGAGATCGGCTTGATGGCTGCGGCCTCCTACAGCCCGGATTTGCTGCTGCCGGAGAATGAACCGAACTTTCATGTCAACTTCGGCTTTCTGCATCACAATGATCTCGGCAAACTGCTCACCGGCGCCGCCATCGATACGCAAGCGGTGCTGAGCCCCTCGCAGGAGTTTCAATTGGGCGCCGGACTGGCGATTCCCACTGCGCAATTCGATTTCACCTTCGAGCTGTATGGCCGCATCTTCACGCAACGGCCGCCGGTCACCGCCTACGCCCGTGAAGATTTCTTCTATTTTTCGCCGAGCGTGAGTTACCGCCCGAAGTATTGGGCTGCCTTCAATGTCGGCTTCGATTTCCGGCTGTCGCAGGGCAAGGAAACGACGCGCTACATCAGCGGTCTGCCGCGCCTGCATCCCGATATTCCCAACTATCCCGCCTGGCGCGTGAACTTCGGCGTCAAGCTCAATCTCAACCAAGCGCCGCCGCCGGACAACAAACCGTTGTTCGTCAGCTCCGGCGGCCGGTTGGTCTCGCGCCAGCCCGAGTTGGAAGCACAACTGAACGCGGAGCAGCAGAAGACCGCCAATGCCGAAGAGGAATTGGAGCGCATTCGCAGCGAGCGCAAACGCATGGAGGCCATGCTGGCGCGGCTGCGCAATCTGCTCAACACCGATGCCGAAGCCCCTGCGGCACCGGCCGACGAAAAGAAGGACAAACCCGCCGAGCCTCCCATCGAGAAGAAGAACGACGGCAGCGATAAGCCGTAA